One Deinococcus sp. LM3 genomic region harbors:
- a CDS encoding V-type ATPase subunit subunit G family protein yields the protein MDVSSRVLSELASREAALDAQIEAARAQAQATVEAAEAEAAGILREAEARAKALQTEHEQTLAAEVQQIRAQASASAQQQAQATRARAEAKLGQAVDTIMRAVLP from the coding sequence TTGGACGTCTCAAGTCGAGTCTTAAGTGAACTGGCCAGCCGTGAAGCGGCGCTGGACGCGCAGATCGAGGCTGCCCGCGCACAGGCGCAGGCGACCGTGGAAGCAGCCGAGGCGGAAGCTGCCGGCATCCTCCGCGAAGCTGAAGCCCGCGCGAAAGCCCTGCAGACCGAGCACGAGCAGACGCTCGCCGCCGAGGTGCAGCAGATTCGCGCGCAGGCCAGCGCCAGCGCCCAGCAGCAGGCACAGGCCACCCGCGCCCGCGCCGAAGCCAAACTGGGCCAGGCCGTGGACACCATCATGAGGGCGGTGCTTCCGTGA
- a CDS encoding V-type ATP synthase subunit A codes for MTQNKTGVVQSIAGPAVIADGMYGAKMYDIVRVGNERLVGEIIRLDGNTAFVQVYEDTSGLTVGEPVATTGLPLSVELGPGMLNGIYDGIQRPLDKIREASGDFIARGIEVSSLDRTKKWSFTPTAQVGDTVGGSAILGTVPEFSFTHKVLTPPDKSGKLAWIAPAGEYTIDDTVAKLEDGTELRMAHYWPVRAPRPVAKKLDPSLPFLTGMRILDVLFPLVMGGAAAIPGPFGSGKTVTQQSVAKYGNADIVVYVGCGERGNEMTDVLVEFPELEDPKTGGPLMHRTILIANTSNMPVAAREASVYTGITLAEYFRDQGYSVSLMADSTSRWAEALREISSRLEEMPAEEGYPPYLGAKLAAFYERAGAVKTLAGDDGAVSVIGAVSPAGGDMSEPVTQATLRITGAFWRLDAGLARRRHFPAINWNGSYSLFTPILDSWYRANVGEDFPELRQRIGNLLQQEAALQEVVQLVGPDALQDNERLIIEAGRMLRQDFLQQNGFDPVDASASMPKNYGLMQMFLKFYDQAEVALKDGATIDEIVQSPVIEKLARARYTAEGDFAAYRDDVLSELDTTFKGVKA; via the coding sequence ATGACGCAGAACAAGACTGGCGTCGTGCAGAGCATCGCTGGACCGGCCGTCATCGCTGACGGCATGTACGGCGCGAAAATGTACGACATCGTGCGCGTGGGCAACGAACGCCTCGTGGGCGAGATCATCCGCCTCGACGGCAACACCGCCTTCGTGCAGGTGTACGAGGACACCAGCGGCCTGACCGTCGGTGAGCCCGTCGCCACCACCGGCCTCCCCCTGAGCGTCGAGCTCGGGCCGGGCATGCTGAACGGCATCTACGACGGCATTCAGCGCCCCCTGGACAAGATCCGCGAGGCTTCGGGCGACTTCATCGCGCGCGGCATCGAGGTCTCTTCCCTGGACCGCACCAAGAAGTGGAGCTTCACGCCCACCGCGCAGGTCGGCGACACCGTCGGCGGCAGCGCCATCCTGGGTACCGTGCCGGAGTTCAGCTTCACGCACAAGGTCCTGACGCCCCCCGACAAGAGCGGCAAGCTCGCCTGGATCGCGCCCGCCGGTGAGTACACCATCGACGACACTGTCGCGAAACTCGAGGACGGCACCGAACTGCGCATGGCCCACTACTGGCCCGTGCGTGCGCCCCGTCCCGTCGCCAAGAAACTCGACCCCAGCCTGCCGTTCCTCACCGGGATGCGCATCCTGGACGTCCTGTTCCCCCTGGTGATGGGTGGCGCGGCCGCGATCCCCGGTCCCTTCGGTTCCGGCAAGACCGTGACCCAGCAGAGCGTGGCGAAGTACGGCAACGCCGACATCGTCGTGTACGTCGGTTGCGGCGAGCGCGGCAACGAAATGACGGACGTGCTGGTCGAGTTCCCGGAACTGGAAGACCCCAAGACCGGCGGGCCCCTGATGCACCGCACCATCCTGATCGCCAACACCAGCAACATGCCCGTAGCCGCCCGTGAAGCGAGCGTCTACACGGGCATCACGCTGGCCGAGTACTTCCGCGACCAGGGCTACTCCGTGTCCCTGATGGCCGACTCCACCAGCCGCTGGGCCGAGGCGCTGCGCGAGATCTCCAGCCGTCTGGAAGAAATGCCCGCCGAAGAAGGCTACCCGCCCTACCTGGGCGCCAAGCTCGCCGCGTTCTACGAGCGTGCCGGGGCCGTCAAGACCCTCGCGGGCGACGACGGCGCGGTCAGCGTGATCGGCGCGGTCAGCCCCGCCGGCGGTGACATGTCCGAGCCCGTCACGCAGGCCACCCTGCGTATCACGGGTGCGTTCTGGCGTCTGGACGCCGGCCTCGCCCGCCGCCGTCACTTCCCCGCCATCAACTGGAACGGCTCGTACAGCCTGTTCACGCCCATCCTGGACTCCTGGTACCGCGCCAACGTCGGCGAGGACTTCCCGGAACTGCGCCAGCGCATCGGCAACCTGCTGCAGCAGGAAGCGGCGCTGCAGGAAGTCGTGCAGCTCGTCGGTCCCGACGCCCTGCAGGACAACGAGCGTCTGATCATCGAGGCGGGCCGCATGCTGCGCCAGGACTTCCTGCAGCAGAACGGCTTCGACCCCGTCGACGCCAGCGCCAGCATGCCCAAGAACTACGGCCTGATGCAGATGTTCCTGAAGTTCTACGACCAGGCCGAAGTGGCCCTCAAGGACGGCGCGACCATCGACGAGATCGTCCAGAGCCCCGTCATCGAGAAACTCGCCCGCGCCCGCTACACCGCCGAAGGTGACTTCGCCGCGTACCGCGACGACGTGCTCAGCGAGCTCGACACCACCTTCAAGGGAGTGAAAGCGTGA
- a CDS encoding V-type ATP synthase subunit D → MAEQISPTRSAMLASKASLKTAQSGADLLKRKRDALIGEFFALVKDALAAREELAGVSKGAYTSLFGAKAWDSPEAVESLSLAGTGDYAVDMQIVSIYGVKVPKIEIPERTNTATFSPINVGARTIQAATDFGGVLEAIVKVAATETKLRRIGEEIKKTSRRVNALEQIRIPGIQDDIRFIRGVLDQREREASFTLKKIKAKLEAEAAKDKANAQAGNHGSAAD, encoded by the coding sequence ATGGCAGAACAGATCAGCCCCACCCGCAGCGCCATGCTGGCCAGCAAGGCCAGCCTGAAAACCGCGCAGAGCGGCGCGGACCTCCTGAAACGCAAGCGTGACGCCCTGATCGGCGAGTTCTTCGCGCTCGTCAAGGACGCCCTCGCCGCGCGCGAGGAACTCGCCGGCGTCAGCAAGGGCGCGTACACCAGCCTGTTCGGCGCGAAAGCCTGGGACAGCCCCGAAGCCGTCGAGAGCCTCAGCCTCGCCGGAACCGGCGACTACGCCGTCGACATGCAGATCGTGAGCATCTACGGCGTGAAGGTCCCCAAGATCGAGATCCCGGAGCGCACGAACACCGCCACGTTCAGCCCCATCAACGTCGGTGCGCGCACCATCCAGGCCGCCACCGACTTCGGCGGCGTGCTGGAAGCCATCGTCAAGGTCGCCGCGACCGAGACGAAACTGCGGCGCATCGGCGAGGAAATCAAGAAGACCAGCCGCCGCGTGAACGCCCTGGAACAGATCCGCATTCCGGGCATTCAGGACGATATCCGCTTCATTCGCGGCGTGCTCGACCAGCGCGAACGCGAGGCCAGCTTCACCCTGAAGAAGATCAAGGCGAAACTGGAAGCCGAAGCCGCCAAGGACAAGGCCAACGCGCAGGCCGGAAACCACGGCAGCGCCGCAGACTGA
- a CDS encoding V-type ATP synthase subunit K: protein MTKYNKIVVASLVLALATSGLAQEGAEAAGSNADNMYQGLRAIGAGLALGLGAIGTGIAQARIGSSLVGAVAEDPSKAGSLLLYFLLPETLVIFGFLALFILN, encoded by the coding sequence ATGACCAAGTACAACAAGATCGTCGTCGCTTCCCTCGTCCTCGCCCTCGCCACCAGCGGTCTCGCCCAGGAAGGCGCTGAAGCCGCCGGCAGCAACGCCGACAACATGTACCAGGGCCTGCGCGCCATCGGCGCCGGCCTGGCCCTCGGCCTCGGCGCCATCGGCACCGGCATCGCCCAGGCCCGCATCGGCTCCAGCCTCGTCGGCGCCGTCGCCGAGGACCCCAGCAAGGCCGGCAGCCTGCTGCTGTACTTCCTGCTGCCCGAAACCCTGGTCATCTTCGGCTTCCTTGCGCTGTTCATCCTGAACTGA
- a CDS encoding V-type ATP synthase subunit B, whose product MTLLQKEYNDVAYISGPLLFVNAASDLAYGAIVNIKDATGKLRGGQVISVTDQNAVIQVFEETRGLDLATASVSLVEDVARLGVSKEMIGRRFDGLGRPIDGLPEVIAEKRLSINGQAMNPAARAKPEEFIQTGISTIDVNTSLIRGQKLPIFSGSGLPHNELAAQIARQAKVPGHEGDFAVVFAAMGLTQREVSFFTQEFERTGALARSVLFLNKADDPAVERLLTPRMALTTAEYLAFEHGYHVLVILTDLTNYCEALREIGGAREEIPGRRGFPGYMYTDLASLYERAGVVQGKPGSVTQIPILSMPDDDITHPIPDLTGYITEGQIVVDRALNAKGVFPPINPLPSLSRLQGNGIGKGKTRADHKNVSDQLFAAYANGLDLRKLVAITGEDALSETDKLFLRFADDFENYFIGQGNQDRSIDDSLTVAWGILSKLPQSQLTRLGKDSIDKYYGTKMDEMWKGNRM is encoded by the coding sequence GTGACCCTTCTCCAGAAGGAATACAACGACGTCGCGTACATCTCCGGGCCGCTGCTGTTCGTGAACGCAGCCTCGGACCTCGCGTACGGCGCCATCGTGAACATCAAGGACGCCACCGGCAAACTGCGCGGCGGTCAGGTCATCTCCGTGACCGACCAGAACGCCGTGATCCAGGTGTTCGAAGAAACCCGCGGTCTGGACCTCGCGACCGCCAGCGTGAGCCTCGTCGAAGACGTGGCCCGCCTGGGCGTCAGCAAGGAAATGATCGGCCGCCGCTTCGACGGCCTGGGCCGCCCCATCGACGGACTGCCCGAAGTGATCGCCGAGAAGCGCCTGAGCATCAACGGTCAGGCCATGAACCCCGCCGCGCGTGCCAAGCCCGAGGAGTTCATCCAGACCGGCATCAGCACCATCGACGTGAACACCAGCCTGATCCGTGGTCAGAAACTCCCGATCTTCTCGGGCTCGGGTCTGCCGCACAACGAACTGGCTGCCCAGATCGCCCGTCAGGCCAAGGTGCCCGGCCACGAGGGTGACTTCGCCGTCGTGTTCGCCGCGATGGGCCTGACCCAGCGCGAAGTGTCGTTCTTCACGCAGGAATTCGAACGGACCGGCGCCCTGGCCCGCTCCGTGCTGTTCCTGAACAAGGCCGACGATCCCGCCGTGGAGCGTCTGCTGACCCCCCGCATGGCCCTGACCACCGCCGAGTACCTGGCCTTCGAGCACGGCTACCACGTGCTGGTGATCCTGACCGACCTGACGAACTACTGCGAGGCCCTCCGTGAAATCGGCGGCGCCCGCGAGGAGATCCCCGGTCGCCGTGGCTTCCCCGGTTACATGTACACCGACCTCGCGAGCCTGTACGAACGCGCCGGCGTGGTGCAGGGCAAGCCCGGCTCGGTCACGCAGATCCCGATCCTGTCCATGCCCGACGACGACATCACGCACCCCATCCCCGACCTGACCGGCTACATCACCGAAGGTCAGATCGTGGTGGACCGCGCGCTGAACGCCAAGGGCGTGTTCCCCCCGATCAACCCCCTGCCTTCGCTGTCCCGCCTTCAGGGCAACGGCATCGGCAAGGGCAAGACCCGCGCCGACCACAAGAACGTCTCGGACCAGCTGTTCGCCGCGTACGCCAACGGCCTGGACCTGCGTAAACTGGTCGCCATCACCGGTGAAGACGCCCTGAGCGAGACCGACAAGCTGTTCCTGCGCTTCGCGGACGACTTCGAGAACTACTTCATCGGCCAGGGCAACCAGGACCGCAGCATCGACGACAGCCTGACCGTCGCCTGGGGCATCCTGAGCAAACTGCCCCAGAGCCAGCTGACCCGCCTCGGCAAGGACTCCATCGACAAGTACTACGGCACCAAGATGGACGAGATGTGGAAAGGCAACCGCATGTGA
- a CDS encoding V-type ATP synthase subunit I encodes MINPMQQVVIATRKRDSDAVIAALQNAGVLHLKPITGGPLNTGTLAGPDAQSRREDERLLARVESTLAELGSYRPAPAPLPAETTWADTIEQAALPVATLARQRQELQADLDAEATYGDAVRALSRLAGGLDRSRRVATVPFLLQPTDNVAELEAALNETLRDRHALATETVGQNRVGLIATLTGDRDAARAALGRVRLGELRLPGRFDSLSLSESAAQMEQIARSGETRQRELNAERDRLAQAHAPVLYAIRDALKDRVAVHDVRAVAARGKYSLALQGYVPEDRAAALNAALAPFGDAVSYELHPADDHHDSLVPVELKNNGYVRPFQVVMGLMTPPKYGTFDPTWVVALFFPLFFGIIMADIGYGLMFLAFGMWLLGKARRNEGWNLSFFGAFVPPATLKDLGFVTNVMAAWTIVWGFLTGEFFGTLLEHMHFFYINPELLNSLWSWTGVTYPIEEGVKHYGVIPIVFPRLETGYFSNVALVFALCFGILQVLWAWAIRIQQGIKHKDSTHTWEGIALFGGVLALIMLAFATKAGKDFSAFTDFSDPRILIMYAGFVAFIVGWLRVIKHYPLLPVELLSQGGAVVSYARIFAVGLVSAILAKLCTDLGWSLGETLGFIGVLIGIVLGLVLHFFVLALTLIGHILQPLRLHMVEFLNPTGFNADSSPRYNPLRRLSPTQGQVK; translated from the coding sequence GTGATCAACCCCATGCAGCAGGTCGTGATCGCCACGCGCAAACGCGACAGCGACGCCGTCATTGCGGCCCTGCAGAACGCCGGGGTGCTGCACCTCAAGCCCATCACGGGCGGTCCACTGAACACCGGGACCCTGGCCGGACCAGACGCCCAGAGCCGCCGCGAGGACGAGCGCCTGCTCGCCCGCGTGGAAAGCACACTCGCGGAACTGGGCAGCTACCGCCCGGCCCCCGCCCCGCTGCCCGCCGAGACCACCTGGGCCGACACCATCGAGCAGGCCGCGCTTCCCGTGGCCACGCTCGCCCGTCAGCGTCAGGAACTCCAGGCTGATCTGGACGCCGAAGCCACCTACGGTGACGCCGTGCGCGCCCTGTCGCGACTGGCCGGCGGTTTGGACCGCAGCCGCCGCGTGGCGACCGTGCCCTTCCTGCTTCAGCCGACCGACAACGTCGCCGAACTGGAAGCCGCGCTGAACGAGACGCTGCGTGACCGCCACGCCCTGGCGACCGAAACGGTCGGGCAGAACCGCGTGGGCCTGATCGCCACCCTGACCGGTGACCGTGACGCCGCGCGCGCCGCCCTGGGCCGCGTCCGCCTCGGCGAACTGCGTCTCCCTGGCCGCTTCGACAGCCTCAGCCTCAGCGAATCGGCCGCGCAGATGGAACAGATCGCCCGCAGCGGGGAAACCCGCCAGCGCGAACTGAACGCTGAACGTGACCGCCTCGCGCAGGCACACGCTCCTGTCCTGTACGCCATCCGCGACGCCCTCAAGGACCGCGTGGCCGTGCATGACGTCCGCGCCGTGGCCGCACGCGGCAAGTACAGCCTCGCGCTGCAGGGCTACGTCCCCGAAGACCGCGCCGCCGCCCTCAACGCGGCCCTCGCGCCTTTCGGTGACGCGGTCAGCTACGAACTGCACCCGGCCGACGACCACCACGACAGCCTCGTGCCGGTCGAACTGAAGAACAACGGCTACGTGCGCCCCTTCCAGGTCGTCATGGGGCTGATGACGCCGCCCAAGTACGGCACCTTCGACCCCACCTGGGTCGTGGCGCTGTTCTTCCCGCTGTTCTTCGGGATCATCATGGCCGACATCGGCTACGGTCTCATGTTCCTGGCGTTCGGCATGTGGCTGCTCGGCAAGGCCCGGCGTAACGAGGGCTGGAACCTCAGCTTCTTCGGTGCGTTCGTGCCGCCCGCCACCCTCAAGGACCTGGGCTTCGTGACAAACGTCATGGCCGCCTGGACCATCGTCTGGGGCTTCCTGACCGGCGAGTTCTTCGGCACCCTGCTCGAGCACATGCACTTCTTCTACATCAATCCGGAGCTGCTCAACAGCCTTTGGAGCTGGACCGGCGTGACCTACCCCATCGAGGAAGGCGTCAAGCACTACGGCGTGATCCCGATCGTGTTCCCCCGCCTGGAAACCGGCTACTTCAGCAACGTCGCGCTGGTGTTCGCGCTGTGCTTCGGCATCCTGCAGGTCCTGTGGGCCTGGGCGATCCGCATCCAGCAGGGCATCAAGCACAAGGACAGCACGCACACCTGGGAAGGCATCGCGCTGTTCGGCGGCGTGCTGGCCCTGATCATGCTGGCCTTCGCCACCAAGGCCGGGAAGGACTTCAGCGCCTTCACCGACTTCAGCGATCCGCGCATCCTGATCATGTACGCCGGTTTCGTCGCGTTCATCGTCGGCTGGCTGCGCGTCATCAAGCACTACCCGCTGCTGCCGGTCGAACTGCTCTCGCAGGGCGGCGCGGTCGTCAGTTACGCCCGTATCTTCGCGGTCGGTCTGGTGTCCGCCATCCTGGCGAAACTCTGCACCGACCTCGGCTGGAGCCTCGGTGAGACCCTGGGCTTCATCGGTGTCCTGATCGGCATCGTTCTGGGCCTGGTCCTGCACTTCTTCGTGCTGGCCCTGACCCTGATCGGGCACATCCTGCAACCCCTGCGTCTTCACATGGTCGAGTTCCTCAACCCGACCGGCTTCAACGCCGATTCCAGCCCCCGTTACAACCCCCTTCGTCGCCTCAGCCCCACCCAGGGGCAGGTTAAATAA
- a CDS encoding V-type ATP synthase subunit E: protein MALDKLLENEAQAEIERIRADAQARAEQIVAGARERARTLVESRTRQLDNQRQAELVRARSAADLDSNAQRLTSSDTLQTQAFKVSEQYLHASVTSPEYPVILAKLISEGLQVLPNAEAVEAALSEHDAVRQALAQLGRTLDVRVNEQVKTGVRLVGPGGKSSIQNTLTGRLDRVRGELAPQISRLLAE from the coding sequence ATGGCGCTCGACAAGCTCCTCGAAAACGAAGCCCAGGCCGAAATCGAGCGCATCCGCGCCGACGCGCAGGCCCGCGCCGAGCAGATCGTCGCCGGCGCCCGCGAGCGCGCCCGGACGCTCGTCGAGAGCCGCACCCGCCAGCTGGACAACCAGCGGCAGGCGGAACTCGTCCGCGCCCGCAGCGCCGCCGACCTGGACAGCAACGCCCAGCGCCTGACCTCCTCGGACACCCTGCAGACCCAGGCCTTCAAGGTCTCCGAGCAGTACCTGCACGCCAGCGTCACCTCGCCCGAATACCCCGTGATCCTGGCGAAGCTGATCAGCGAGGGCCTGCAGGTCCTGCCGAACGCCGAGGCGGTCGAGGCTGCCCTGAGCGAACACGACGCCGTCCGTCAGGCGCTGGCCCAGCTGGGCCGCACCCTGGACGTCCGCGTGAACGAACAGGTCAAGACTGGCGTCCGCCTGGTCGGGCCTGGCGGGAAGTCCAGCATCCAGAACACCCTCACCGGCCGACTGGACCGCGTGCGCGGTGAACTCGCGCCGCAGATCAGCCGACTGCTGGCCGAGTAA
- a CDS encoding V-type ATPase subunit produces the protein MPDDYAYINTRVRIMRTKLLDGRSLDSALAAGSYQEFLRVLSETDLAANLRDTTNETAGLPELDRALSRNLFDTTQKVLGFADGDAKREIQALLMKWDLVNLKTVARGVAGGRGADAILASLIPGGTIKASALQTAAQSSDLPSAAAAIAVSGHPLSAAMRAGAQAYASSNRLLDLEVALDQGYYRHALSVARNTSLRRYLSREIDVTNALIARAGAGQPLDPNLFVAGGKLDAAGYARLAGGDAGGLNDVSAILEAASLEDAEVAARTALDTAARNVAAGDPEGVGIILDFLRRKEIEIAKLRLIGRGKFYDLPTDQIRREVQA, from the coding sequence ATGCCCGACGACTACGCTTACATCAACACGCGCGTCCGCATCATGCGGACCAAACTGCTCGACGGACGCTCGCTTGACTCGGCGCTCGCGGCGGGCAGCTACCAGGAGTTCCTGCGGGTCCTGAGCGAAACCGACCTCGCCGCGAACCTGCGCGACACCACCAACGAGACCGCCGGTCTGCCCGAACTGGACCGCGCGCTCAGCCGTAACCTGTTCGACACGACCCAGAAGGTTCTGGGCTTCGCGGACGGCGACGCCAAACGCGAAATTCAGGCCCTGCTGATGAAGTGGGACCTCGTGAACCTCAAGACCGTGGCGCGCGGCGTGGCCGGCGGCCGGGGCGCAGACGCCATCCTGGCGAGCCTGATCCCCGGCGGCACCATCAAGGCCAGTGCGCTGCAGACCGCCGCCCAGAGCAGCGACCTGCCCAGCGCCGCCGCCGCCATCGCTGTCAGTGGGCATCCGCTGTCCGCTGCCATGCGCGCCGGTGCGCAGGCCTACGCCAGTAGCAACCGCCTGCTGGACCTCGAAGTGGCGCTGGACCAGGGGTACTACCGTCACGCCCTGAGCGTGGCGCGCAACACCAGCCTGCGCCGCTACCTGAGCCGCGAGATCGACGTCACCAACGCCCTGATCGCCCGCGCCGGCGCCGGACAACCCCTCGACCCGAACCTGTTCGTGGCCGGCGGGAAACTCGACGCCGCCGGGTACGCCCGCCTCGCCGGTGGGGACGCGGGCGGCCTGAACGACGTCTCGGCCATCTTGGAGGCAGCCAGCCTCGAGGACGCCGAGGTCGCCGCCCGCACCGCCCTGGACACTGCCGCGCGCAACGTCGCCGCCGGTGACCCCGAAGGCGTGGGCATCATCCTCGACTTCCTGCGCCGCAAGGAAATCGAGATCGCCAAACTGCGCCTGATCGGCCGTGGCAAGTTCTACGACCTCCCCACCGACCAGATCCGCCGCGAGGTCCAGGCATGA
- a CDS encoding CoA transferase, whose translation MTPSTLPLSGVRVADFTRVLTGPFSTMLLGDLGADVIKVEPPGGDDTRAWGPPFQTGEGGRESSYFLSVNRNKRSLTLDLKTPDGLEAARRLIAGSDVLIENFRPGTLDRLGLGWEALSAAHPRLIYASITGFGLDGPYRDRAGYDVVAQGMGGMMSYNGEAGGPPLRVGVAVADVFAGSLVTQAILAALYARERTGRGERVDVNLLESVVALGSSQVGRFLATGEVPGRTGNDHRSIVPYGTFPCADGFVNIAVGNDALWRRFCAALDLTDLGTDTRLVTNEGRVTHRADLDARMLPGLARHSRQEVMDRLERAGVPCGPVNDLAEVFADPHVQARGVAVTVPHPTLGETTVTSPPWRFGGEALPVRRAPPTPGQHTAEVLAELGLPEPVGSTPAAPEPASD comes from the coding sequence GTGACCCCTTCCACCCTGCCCCTGAGCGGCGTGCGCGTCGCGGATTTCACGCGGGTGCTGACGGGGCCGTTCTCGACCATGCTGCTGGGCGACCTGGGCGCGGACGTGATCAAGGTCGAGCCGCCGGGTGGGGACGATACGCGCGCCTGGGGGCCGCCCTTCCAGACAGGGGAGGGTGGCCGGGAGAGCAGTTACTTCCTGAGCGTGAACCGCAACAAGCGCAGCCTGACCCTGGACCTGAAAACCCCGGACGGTCTGGAGGCCGCGCGCCGCCTGATTGCCGGGAGTGATGTGCTGATCGAGAACTTCCGGCCCGGCACGCTGGACCGCCTGGGCCTGGGCTGGGAGGCCCTGAGCGCCGCCCATCCGCGCCTGATCTACGCGAGCATCACGGGTTTCGGGCTGGACGGCCCGTACCGTGACCGGGCTGGGTACGACGTCGTGGCGCAGGGCATGGGCGGCATGATGAGCTACAACGGCGAGGCGGGCGGGCCGCCCCTGCGGGTGGGCGTGGCCGTGGCCGACGTGTTCGCGGGGTCTCTGGTCACGCAGGCGATCCTGGCGGCGCTGTACGCCCGCGAACGCACCGGGCGCGGCGAGCGGGTGGACGTGAACCTGCTCGAAAGCGTGGTGGCGCTGGGCAGCTCACAGGTGGGCCGGTTCCTGGCGACGGGGGAGGTTCCGGGCCGCACCGGGAACGACCACCGGTCCATCGTGCCGTACGGAACGTTCCCCTGCGCGGACGGCTTCGTGAACATCGCCGTGGGGAACGACGCGCTGTGGCGGCGCTTCTGCGCGGCGCTGGACCTGACGGACCTGGGCACTGACACCCGCCTCGTCACGAACGAGGGGCGCGTGACGCACCGCGCGGACCTGGACGCCCGGATGCTGCCGGGACTGGCCCGCCACTCGCGACAGGAGGTCATGGACCGCCTGGAACGTGCGGGCGTGCCGTGCGGCCCCGTGAACGACCTGGCCGAGGTGTTCGCAGACCCGCACGTGCAGGCGCGCGGCGTGGCCGTGACCGTCCCGCACCCCACGCTGGGCGAGACGACGGTGACCAGCCCTCCCTGGCGTTTTGGTGGCGAGGCCCTGCCGGTGCGCCGCGCGCCGCCCACGCCCGGCCAGCACACTGCCGAGGTGCTGGCTGAACTGGGCCTACCGGAACCGGTGGGCTCTACGCCAGCCGCTCCAGAGCCCGCCTCAGATTGA
- a CDS encoding V-type ATP synthase subunit F has translation MTKGSSTQRVAVLSDAETATGYRLAGAEVIEATPETAVAELERVIISGTYGLIAVDTGLIPDPATATARVMRGRDLPILLPIPSLRDAFNPDTVDAKAYMGKLVRDTIGFDIKL, from the coding sequence ATGACCAAAGGCAGCTCCACCCAGCGCGTCGCCGTTCTCAGTGACGCCGAGACCGCCACCGGCTACCGCCTCGCGGGCGCCGAAGTGATCGAGGCGACCCCCGAGACGGCCGTGGCAGAACTGGAACGCGTGATCATCAGCGGCACCTACGGCCTGATCGCCGTGGACACCGGCCTGATCCCCGACCCGGCCACCGCCACCGCCCGCGTCATGCGCGGCCGCGACCTGCCGATCCTGCTGCCCATCCCCAGCCTGCGCGACGCGTTCAACCCGGACACCGTCGACGCCAAGGCCTACATGGGCAAACTGGTGCGCGACACCATCGGCTTCGACATCAAACTGTGA